The sequence below is a genomic window from Sebastes fasciatus isolate fSebFas1 chromosome 18, fSebFas1.pri, whole genome shotgun sequence.
tttgcattcattctctgtatgtatttgttcatgttaaacaaagggtttaacctgagccaggccatacaacaaagatagtcatcatatcacatccatacatggtcagtagtaaacagctgttaataaaaataataataataactataactatatatttttttatcatgctggtatctgattggtactcggtatcagccgataccacaagttcaggtatcggaattggtatcaggaaggaaaaaatTAGATCTGAACAGCTCTaatttttcacagattatctgtctcatgtgcaactgtcaggatataatgacagtttaagcaaatatgacaaaaagttatttgtTGTAACTGTAACTTTAAGAGATGTCCTGTCCTTTTTATATCAGAAGAGATCATCAAGTTTATCCTCAGTTTGTGAGTAATAAAAATTATTTGATTTTTCATATTCAAGTCCAAAATCCCTTTTAGCATTTTGATAAATATGGGTTTGTCAGCATGATAACAGTGATGGGCATAAGATGATGAAAATACGTGAAAATACTCCAAGTGAAGTTTCTATTGTTAAAAGTCTGaagcaaacacactttaaatgCCAAGTTGTCTTTATTGAAAAGCAGGAAATATGCAGAATAAAGTGATACAGAGCCTTAATATCCAATCATTCATTAACATTGTTGTTGAAAATCaggaaataaatgtttatatttaaaacgGTTTCATTTCATTGACAGCAAGTTATAATTACCAGTAgttatactgtaatataattaATCACATTGTTTTGTATAGAAAAAGATAAGAAAACAAATTTAAAGAGGCAATGACCAAAATGATTTAACAATATTGTAGGACTTTGCTTTTCACTTCAGTGAGTGTTGAGAATTCTCAGGCTTGCCACTGATAGAAACACACGTTCTCAATGCTGCCTCCATTGCCTGTGTTGAGATTTTTTTCGATAACCGGGACACCAGTCACCTTGTACGCCTTGATATTAGCTGCGCCGATAAGCAGGGTGATGGCCGTAACGGGATGTTTGACGTGGTCTTTCTTGTACCACAGGTTCACCCGGTTCCCTCCGGTCCCCTCGTTCAGGTTAGCACACACTGGCGTGTATTTTTGCTGCTCAAGGGACTGATACTCTCTATCATTAGTGGAGACATTCAGTTCACTGAGTGCACGCTGGGAGTCGGGGGTCTGACGGTACCAGATGAAGACAAAGTATCCTCCTGCACCCCTGTTAGTATCTTCATCCAGACGGATGAAACCTTTCTTATAGTGGTCGGAATCTGTTTCGTAGGAAACAGTGgcagtgacatcacagatgtaggttttcttctctctcttcacccAGGCATGGATCCAGCTCCCTGCAGCCCCGCGGTTCAGATCACAGGCCAGTCTCTCCCAGCCATTCTTAAACTTCAGGGCTTCACCGTCTGCATCTGTAGTGACATCAATGGCCTCTATGGGAGTATTGTACTCTCCGGACCCTCTGAAGTACCAAAGGTAGATGAAGTCACCGTCTGCTCCAGCATTGAGATTTTTATCGATCTTTGTGTACCCTGCATTGATCAATCCAACAGCCATTTCATCGTTGAATGTAACTTGGAGCTTGGTGATTGCTACTGACCCATGTTTGAACCAAATGTAGACGCACTTTCCACCTATACCTTTGTTCAGATCAACATTGATTTTCGTGAAGCCTTGGTTTGCGAACTGTTGCTCATCAGCTTTATCAAGGGACACAT
It includes:
- the LOC141756671 gene encoding uncharacterized protein LOC141756671, producing MAKYISQVNVSLDKADEQQFANQGFTKINVDLNKGIGGKCVYIWFKHGSVAITKLQVTFNDEMAVGLINAGYTKIDKNLNAGADGDFIYLWYFRGSGEYNTPIEAIDVTTDADGEALKFKNGWERLACDLNRGAAGSWIHAWVKREKKTYICDVTATVSYETDSDHYKKGFIRLDEDTNRGAGGYFVFIWYRQTPDSQRALSELNVSTNDREYQSLEQQKYTPVCANLNEGTGGNRVNLWYKKDHVKHPVTAITLLIGAANIKAYKVTGVPVIEKNLNTGNGGSIENVCFYQWQA